A window of Pirellulales bacterium contains these coding sequences:
- a CDS encoding PLP-dependent aspartate aminotransferase family protein, translating to MQFRTRAIHVGQEPDQQTGAIIPPIHLATTFVQPGAHPSLEFDYSRSGNPTRKAFETTLASLEDGRRSLAFASGMAATHCVMMLLSPGDHVVASADLYGGTYRLLHKILERQGVGVTTVSTTDLAAVKSAFTASTKLLWIETPGNPLMSITDIAGCAQIAHERGALLGVDNTFATPVLTRPLALGADIVMHSATKYLGGHSDVLAGALVVGDRELGDRLYYIQNATGAVMGPWEAFLCSRGLKTLELRVREQSRTAQKIAEYLASHPRVRRVYYPGLPKHPGHALAAQQMQGAFGAMLSFEIDGELSQAARVVESTQLFRLAVSLGAVESLIECPATMSHASYDATARQAFGISDGLIRLSVGLEAFDDLRDDLAQALSLAFGA from the coding sequence GCGATCATCCCGCCCATCCATTTGGCCACCACGTTCGTTCAGCCGGGAGCCCATCCCAGCCTAGAGTTCGATTACTCGCGCAGCGGCAATCCGACGCGCAAAGCGTTCGAGACAACTCTGGCCTCGCTCGAAGACGGTCGACGGTCGCTGGCCTTTGCCTCGGGCATGGCGGCCACTCACTGCGTGATGATGCTGCTTTCGCCAGGAGATCACGTCGTAGCGAGCGCCGATCTGTACGGCGGCACCTATCGACTATTGCATAAGATTCTCGAACGCCAGGGCGTGGGCGTAACGACTGTCTCGACGACCGATCTGGCGGCCGTCAAATCGGCATTCACGGCATCCACCAAGTTGTTGTGGATCGAAACGCCGGGCAACCCGCTGATGTCGATCACGGATATCGCGGGTTGCGCCCAGATAGCGCACGAGCGCGGGGCGCTGTTGGGTGTCGACAACACGTTCGCCACGCCGGTCTTGACGCGACCGCTCGCCTTGGGCGCGGACATCGTGATGCACTCGGCGACGAAGTACCTGGGGGGTCACAGTGACGTGCTGGCCGGCGCCCTGGTCGTGGGGGATCGAGAGCTCGGCGACCGGCTGTACTACATTCAGAACGCCACGGGGGCGGTCATGGGCCCCTGGGAAGCGTTTCTCTGCTCGCGCGGCTTGAAGACCTTGGAATTGCGCGTCCGCGAGCAATCACGCACGGCGCAAAAGATCGCCGAGTACCTGGCCAGCCACCCCCGCGTGCGCCGGGTTTACTATCCCGGTTTGCCAAAGCATCCGGGGCATGCGCTGGCCGCGCAGCAAATGCAGGGGGCGTTTGGCGCCATGCTGAGCTTCGAGATCGACGGCGAGCTGTCGCAAGCGGCGCGCGTTGTGGAGAGCACGCAGTTGTTTCGCCTGGCCGTCAGCCTGGGGGCAGTCGAGTCGCTGATCGAATGCCCGGCCACGATGTCGCATGCCAGCTATGACGCGACGGCGCGGCAAGCGTTCGGCATCAGCGACGGGCTAATCCGCTTGAGCGTCGGGCTCGAGGCCTTCGACGATCTGCGTGACGACCTGGCCCAGGCTCTGAGCCTGGCCTTCGGGGCTTAA
- a CDS encoding DUF6666 family protein has translation MNERFGTKLIHRGMVVVAALAVVCCGNVLHAQSRSYDDSPDYQRAPTPTGDWRYENPRGADARPAVEEDYDQDAPQQYETINRARPVAAQVRRPAPRPRVADYDAGRDDQQFDAPPRDGGRPRRPVERVSHEADSANDRRPPQYDRRPPVNARAPRLPDRYAAPQEQVAGDYRANREDRRPADNRVASRRYDDRDGDYGQRAPRVHDDHVHQVGYQWRASREEAQRAKLSDAPTFRPGAADNSGINVMPRRDLLEAPAPRMASRARYRPTAMNAEYELPPGNSSPQPQAEFVPGAARGNVVYPNGAPSVAYPDGGNYMPNNAAPGGYSNDGYAPDGYDGDGYGTDGYDEGGDFYDDGGPVTYDEFGRPLYLTPCPYCGECCGGISCHHRWLDESSIFAGVHAFKGGLDQGKNGNFGFQEGVNFAGALWHRYGIGYQVGAQFVQSDLSGTNISNAFNNSRQQSFLTVGLYHRPQCGQGWQGGAVYDWLDDRFYTRARFEQIRGELSYIFSGGNEIGYWGAFVTGSDQSQVVNGVPLTFNAVNLNTFFYRKNFANGDQFRIWGGFTGSSGGLVGADHRIHMSNQWDLIGGFNYLIPDQGKDGGGATQESWGLAMNLVWYPTRPSCGTHNGPFRSLFGVADNNVLMVREK, from the coding sequence ATGAACGAGCGGTTCGGGACGAAGTTGATCCATCGGGGGATGGTCGTGGTCGCGGCTCTGGCGGTCGTGTGCTGCGGTAACGTGCTGCACGCCCAGTCGCGCTCCTACGACGATTCACCTGACTATCAACGCGCCCCGACGCCCACGGGTGACTGGCGCTACGAGAATCCGCGCGGTGCCGACGCTCGCCCCGCGGTCGAAGAGGATTACGACCAGGACGCTCCGCAGCAGTACGAAACGATCAATCGCGCCCGACCTGTCGCCGCTCAAGTACGCCGTCCGGCACCGCGTCCTCGCGTTGCCGACTACGACGCTGGCCGCGATGACCAGCAGTTTGACGCCCCGCCCCGCGACGGCGGGCGTCCGCGGCGCCCCGTAGAACGGGTTTCGCACGAAGCAGATTCGGCCAACGACCGTCGCCCACCGCAATACGATCGCCGTCCGCCGGTGAATGCACGGGCACCGCGCCTGCCGGATCGGTATGCCGCGCCGCAGGAACAGGTCGCAGGCGATTATCGCGCAAACCGCGAAGATCGGCGGCCCGCCGACAATCGCGTTGCGTCGCGTCGTTACGACGATCGGGACGGTGACTACGGACAACGGGCGCCGCGCGTCCATGACGACCATGTCCACCAGGTTGGCTACCAATGGCGTGCCTCGCGCGAGGAAGCGCAGCGCGCCAAGCTTTCCGATGCACCGACTTTTCGACCTGGCGCGGCAGACAACTCGGGCATCAATGTCATGCCCCGCCGCGACCTGCTCGAAGCTCCGGCGCCGCGCATGGCGTCGCGCGCCCGGTATCGTCCCACGGCCATGAACGCCGAGTACGAATTGCCGCCGGGCAACAGTTCGCCGCAGCCGCAGGCGGAATTCGTTCCTGGCGCGGCGCGCGGGAATGTGGTCTATCCGAACGGCGCTCCTTCGGTCGCTTACCCGGACGGCGGCAACTACATGCCAAACAATGCGGCGCCCGGCGGTTATTCGAACGACGGTTATGCCCCCGATGGCTACGATGGGGATGGCTACGGCACGGACGGCTACGACGAGGGCGGCGATTTCTACGACGATGGTGGCCCGGTCACCTACGACGAATTCGGCCGGCCGTTGTACCTGACTCCTTGCCCCTACTGCGGCGAGTGCTGCGGCGGCATCAGTTGCCATCACCGTTGGCTGGACGAGTCGTCGATATTCGCCGGCGTGCATGCCTTCAAAGGCGGGCTCGACCAGGGGAAGAATGGCAACTTCGGCTTTCAGGAAGGTGTTAACTTCGCTGGTGCCCTGTGGCATCGATATGGCATCGGCTACCAGGTCGGTGCGCAGTTCGTACAGAGCGATCTGTCGGGCACCAATATCTCGAACGCGTTCAATAACTCGCGGCAGCAGTCATTCTTGACCGTCGGCTTGTACCATCGCCCGCAATGCGGACAAGGATGGCAAGGGGGTGCGGTATACGACTGGCTGGACGACCGCTTCTACACGCGGGCCCGCTTCGAGCAGATCCGCGGCGAGTTGAGCTACATCTTTAGCGGCGGGAACGAAATTGGTTATTGGGGCGCCTTTGTCACCGGCAGCGATCAATCGCAAGTCGTCAACGGCGTGCCGTTGACGTTCAACGCCGTGAACCTGAACACCTTCTTTTATCGCAAGAACTTCGCCAACGGCGATCAATTCCGCATCTGGGGCGGTTTTACCGGCAGCTCAGGCGGTTTGGTCGGCGCCGATCACCGCATTCACATGTCGAACCAGTGGGACCTGATCGGCGGATTCAACTACCTGATCCCGGACCAGGGCAAGGACGGCGGCGGCGCCACGCAAGAATCGTGGGGCCTGGCTATGAATCTCGTCTGGTACCCGACACGTCCGAGCTGCGGCACCCACAACGGCCCATTCCGCTCGCTGTTCGGCGTTGCTGACAACAACGTGCTGATGGTGCGGGAGAAATAA
- the purB gene encoding adenylosuccinate lyase, whose protein sequence is MSLDQYDNPLIARYASAEMSRLWSPQRKFRTWRELWVVLAEEEARLGLPITAAQIAALKAHVDTIDFAAAERYERKLRHDVMAHVHAYGDDCPEARGIIHLGATSCYVTDNTDLILLRESLELVRSRLVAAIDRLATFAIKTRSLACLGFTHFQPAQPTTIGKRACLWAYDLVQDLAEIEHRLATLQARGAKGTTGTQASFLELFGGDHEKVKQLDQRIAERLGFATSYAVTGQTYSRKVDAQVLATLSGIAQSTQKAATDWRLLQSRKELEEPFEKNQIGSSAMAYKRNPMRSERICGLSRFVISLESSGAETAATQWLERTLDDSANRRLTLPQAFLAIDAILILYENVASGFEVYPQVIAKHLAEELPFMATENILMVATSAGGDRQELHERIRQHSQAAGAVVKQEGKPNDLLDRLRGDSAFKGVNLDDALDSSRFVGRAPEQVDEFVATVVEPIRKRYADALAVTGQVRV, encoded by the coding sequence ATGTCATTGGATCAGTACGACAACCCTCTCATCGCTCGTTATGCTTCGGCCGAGATGTCGCGGCTGTGGAGTCCTCAACGGAAGTTTCGTACCTGGCGCGAGCTGTGGGTCGTGCTGGCCGAGGAAGAAGCCCGACTGGGCCTGCCGATCACCGCGGCGCAGATCGCGGCGCTCAAGGCGCACGTCGACACGATCGACTTCGCCGCCGCCGAACGATACGAGCGCAAGTTACGGCACGACGTGATGGCGCACGTGCACGCGTATGGTGATGACTGCCCCGAGGCGCGAGGGATCATTCACCTGGGAGCCACGAGCTGCTACGTCACCGACAATACAGATTTGATCCTGCTACGCGAATCGCTCGAGCTCGTACGCTCGCGACTGGTGGCGGCCATCGATCGGCTGGCGACATTTGCCATAAAAACTCGCAGCCTGGCTTGTCTGGGTTTCACGCACTTTCAGCCGGCCCAGCCCACCACGATCGGCAAGCGGGCCTGCCTGTGGGCGTACGACCTGGTGCAGGACCTGGCCGAGATCGAACATCGCCTGGCGACCCTGCAAGCGCGCGGGGCCAAAGGGACGACCGGCACCCAGGCCAGCTTCCTCGAACTCTTCGGCGGCGATCACGAAAAGGTGAAGCAACTCGATCAGCGCATCGCCGAGCGACTCGGATTTGCGACTAGCTATGCTGTCACAGGTCAGACCTATTCGCGCAAGGTCGACGCACAAGTCCTGGCGACGCTTTCAGGCATCGCGCAGAGCACCCAAAAAGCGGCCACCGATTGGCGATTGCTGCAAAGCCGCAAAGAGCTGGAAGAGCCGTTCGAGAAGAACCAGATCGGCTCGTCGGCCATGGCCTACAAACGCAACCCGATGCGTTCCGAGCGCATTTGTGGGCTTTCTCGTTTTGTCATCAGCCTGGAATCGAGCGGTGCCGAAACCGCCGCCACGCAGTGGCTCGAACGAACGCTCGACGACAGCGCGAATCGCCGCTTAACGTTGCCGCAGGCATTTTTGGCGATCGACGCGATTTTGATCCTGTACGAAAACGTCGCGTCAGGCTTCGAGGTGTATCCGCAAGTGATCGCCAAGCACCTGGCCGAAGAGCTGCCGTTCATGGCGACCGAAAACATTTTGATGGTGGCCACTAGCGCCGGCGGCGACCGGCAGGAATTGCACGAGCGCATCCGCCAGCACAGCCAGGCAGCCGGCGCAGTCGTCAAGCAAGAAGGTAAGCCGAACGATCTGCTTGATCGACTGCGCGGCGACTCGGCCTTCAAAGGTGTAAATCTGGACGATGCCCTCGACTCGAGCCGGTTCGTCGGCCGGGCGCCCGAGCAGGTCGATGAATTCGTGGCGACGGTCGTCGAGCCCATTCGCAAGCGCTACGCCGATGCCCTCGCGGTAACGGGGCAAGTGCGGGTGTAG
- a CDS encoding Fur family transcriptional regulator, with amino-acid sequence MSHDFSLGTVDVNLSPLERFEEFLQSRGKRVTQQRRVIVDRVFSHHEHFDADQLLEQLRKQVGDQSVSRPTVYRTLSELVDAGLLRKMVLNDRSVYEHDYGYPQHDHLHCEKCDKLIEFSSDEVKEIREAVARKHNFRASGHRLIIHGVCADCSRPKRANRRLDLI; translated from the coding sequence ATGAGCCACGATTTCTCACTCGGCACCGTCGACGTCAATCTCTCGCCGTTGGAACGGTTCGAGGAGTTCCTGCAGAGCCGTGGCAAAAGAGTCACCCAGCAGCGCCGGGTGATCGTCGATCGGGTCTTCAGCCACCACGAGCATTTCGACGCCGACCAGCTACTCGAGCAACTCCGCAAGCAGGTCGGAGATCAAAGCGTCAGCCGCCCGACGGTTTATCGCACCTTGTCCGAGCTGGTCGACGCCGGCCTGTTGCGCAAGATGGTACTCAACGACCGCTCGGTCTATGAGCACGATTACGGCTATCCGCAGCACGATCATTTGCACTGCGAGAAGTGCGACAAGCTGATCGAGTTCTCCAGCGACGAGGTGAAGGAGATTCGCGAAGCCGTAGCCCGCAAGCACAACTTCCGCGCTTCGGGCCATCGACTGATCATCCACGGCGTGTGCGCCGATTGCAGCCGCCCCAAACGCGCCAACCGCCGACTGGATTTGATCTGA
- a CDS encoding flagellar biosynthesis anti-sigma factor FlgM, protein MQIHGVTQLHGAQAINAPHAATRTDSTAVAQRTSATADVVDISETGRLMEMAAQLPEIRADRVAELRAQIANGSYDTAEKLDLAVERLLDEIA, encoded by the coding sequence ATGCAAATTCACGGTGTCACTCAGCTTCACGGCGCGCAAGCGATCAACGCTCCTCACGCCGCTACCCGCACCGATTCCACGGCTGTCGCACAGCGCACTAGCGCCACGGCGGACGTCGTCGATATTTCGGAAACCGGCCGTTTGATGGAAATGGCCGCTCAGCTTCCCGAGATCCGCGCTGATCGCGTCGCCGAGCTTCGTGCTCAGATCGCGAACGGCAGCTACGATACCGCCGAGAAGCTGGACCTGGCTGTTGAGCGCTTGCTCGACGAAATCGCCTAG
- a CDS encoding LptF/LptG family permease translates to MRLLPRYVLIELLKVFAVTVTSLTTLMMLVGVAKEAIDQGLGLVQVLQMLPYILPNALLFALPGSTLFAVSIVYGRMSGANEIVAIKSLGINPMTVLWPALVLAFLLSLVCVWLNDVAVSWGFNNVQRVAIESLDDIAYGMLRTQKSFGTNKFTINVKRVDDRRLIKPVITFTATGTTPPYTITAQEAELRSDTRRKVLVIAFEQGLVQAAGQASYHFNHEEREISLQDASGKQETKHHPAHVALKDVPGEIRWQQNEINITRQDMSARAAYALAVGDFAELAKPHWELERKNLEFLEGQLSRFYTEPPRRWANGFSCLFFVLIGAPMAIRLRNSDVFTSFFACFLPILVVYYPLLIYGVDQAKDGNLPPYSVWLGNIILALWGVWLMRRVVRF, encoded by the coding sequence ATGCGATTGCTGCCGCGTTACGTACTGATTGAGCTATTGAAGGTTTTCGCCGTCACCGTGACGTCGCTGACGACGCTGATGATGCTGGTCGGTGTGGCCAAGGAAGCCATCGATCAAGGACTGGGCCTGGTGCAGGTCCTGCAAATGCTCCCCTACATCCTGCCGAACGCGCTGTTGTTCGCGCTGCCGGGCAGTACTTTGTTTGCCGTGTCGATCGTCTACGGCCGCATGTCGGGGGCCAACGAGATCGTGGCCATCAAGTCGTTGGGCATCAATCCCATGACGGTGCTCTGGCCGGCATTGGTCCTGGCATTTCTGTTGAGCCTGGTCTGCGTCTGGCTGAACGACGTAGCCGTGTCGTGGGGCTTCAATAACGTGCAGCGCGTCGCGATCGAGTCGCTCGACGACATCGCCTACGGCATGTTGCGAACGCAGAAATCGTTCGGCACGAATAAATTCACGATCAATGTGAAACGCGTTGACGACCGGCGCTTGATCAAGCCGGTGATTACCTTCACGGCCACCGGCACTACGCCACCGTACACGATCACGGCGCAGGAAGCCGAGCTTCGCTCCGACACGCGACGCAAGGTCCTGGTCATCGCCTTCGAACAAGGGTTGGTCCAGGCCGCGGGCCAGGCGAGCTACCACTTCAATCACGAAGAACGCGAAATCTCGCTGCAAGACGCCAGCGGCAAGCAAGAAACAAAGCATCATCCAGCGCATGTCGCACTGAAGGACGTGCCGGGCGAAATTCGCTGGCAGCAGAACGAAATCAACATCACCCGCCAGGACATGTCCGCTCGTGCCGCTTACGCGCTGGCCGTGGGCGACTTCGCCGAACTGGCGAAGCCCCACTGGGAACTAGAGCGCAAGAACCTGGAGTTCCTTGAAGGGCAACTCTCGCGCTTCTACACCGAGCCGCCGCGGCGCTGGGCCAATGGCTTCAGTTGCCTGTTCTTCGTGCTGATTGGCGCGCCAATGGCCATCCGGTTGCGCAATTCGGATGTGTTTACGAGCTTCTTCGCCTGCTTCCTGCCGATCCTGGTAGTCTACTACCCGCTGTTGATCTACGGGGTCGACCAGGCCAAGGACGGCAACCTGCCGCCGTACAGCGTCTGGCTGGGGAACATCATCCTCGCGCTATGGGGCGTGTGGCTGATGCGCCGCGTCGTCCGGTTCTGA
- a CDS encoding phospholipid carrier-dependent glycosyltransferase: protein MSISLVLPVCNAEKHLARMLRAADEALSTVTSDYEIVVVDGGSTDGTLTVVAAMATLYPALRVLPAATMAGYGTQLRAGIEAAGKEYVALAGLNATLEPQDLARLVLLGPHCGIACGAHIDRQDGWLRRTASRTYSIVTDALLGTNVRDCEGALKLARRETLLALPSTSGSQFIHAELLATARLAGLSVVEVDVAPRKYASVENKISLPSVVASLTETVRFWWTRVMFPGADQVTSPDASASVIRPWHVWLLMAAAALVLFTRLTFPLIEPDEARYALISVGMLDSGELLVPRREGSFYLDKPPLLYWLTVASFWALGVHDYAARTVTALAGVGTLVSTYCIGRHLVGRRGALLGSLMLVLSLGFLLASRFLIMDGLLTLFTTISLLSMYTATQGPRLRRGWWLLAAVSCGFGVMTKGPVALVLTLPPWIVSRWLVRKGIAGLSASTSAEASNAGAAVRLRDWLWYGAGVVAVALPWFIAVTIREPGFLKYFFWEHHVMRFTTNMIHVEPWWFYIPALAIGMFPSSILLPVLAVYLFRRSTTLAVCRTPAQGFLLLSAAWTVGFFSLATGKLAPYILPAIPMISLLIGAMLDRAVLGDINDKFMARMKRWIPFHGTRTALLAGMVLGVVDFVLDRGESDQWAESSILVFGSAVLYWYVSRRSFAERPARWMFAAGVPLAVLAIGIADIYPTIATKRSLAAQVEAVRRELGDADTPIICFGRYEDSLIFYNRERGVRQFNIDQTDEVGEICEAHPRVLVLSQDIYIPQLREKLPDVVIEEQADSRGKLYIASTSNVARKVTSGPPGESRR from the coding sequence TTGAGCATCTCGCTCGTTTTGCCCGTCTGCAACGCGGAGAAGCATCTGGCCCGCATGTTGCGCGCCGCGGACGAAGCCTTGTCGACCGTCACCAGCGACTACGAGATCGTAGTTGTCGACGGGGGGAGCACCGACGGCACGCTGACCGTGGTCGCGGCGATGGCGACGCTCTATCCGGCGCTGCGTGTTCTGCCTGCTGCGACGATGGCCGGCTACGGAACGCAATTGCGCGCGGGGATCGAAGCGGCCGGGAAGGAATATGTGGCGCTGGCCGGGCTGAACGCAACGCTCGAACCGCAGGATCTGGCACGCCTGGTGCTATTGGGACCGCATTGCGGGATCGCGTGCGGAGCGCACATCGATCGACAGGACGGCTGGCTGCGGCGTACCGCCTCGCGAACCTACAGCATCGTGACGGATGCCTTGCTGGGAACGAACGTGCGCGATTGCGAAGGGGCGCTGAAGCTCGCACGCCGCGAAACGTTGCTCGCTTTGCCTTCCACCTCGGGTAGCCAATTCATTCACGCCGAACTTTTGGCCACGGCGCGGCTCGCCGGGCTGTCGGTTGTCGAAGTAGACGTGGCGCCGCGCAAGTATGCATCGGTTGAAAACAAAATCTCTCTGCCGAGCGTTGTTGCCTCGCTGACTGAGACGGTGCGATTCTGGTGGACGCGCGTCATGTTTCCCGGGGCTGACCAGGTTACTTCACCGGACGCGTCGGCCTCGGTCATCCGCCCCTGGCACGTCTGGCTGCTGATGGCAGCGGCCGCGCTGGTTCTGTTTACGCGTTTGACATTCCCGCTGATCGAGCCTGATGAGGCACGCTATGCCTTGATTTCGGTCGGCATGCTCGACTCGGGCGAGTTGCTGGTGCCGCGCCGCGAAGGTTCGTTCTATTTGGACAAGCCGCCGTTGCTTTACTGGCTGACGGTGGCCAGCTTTTGGGCTTTGGGCGTGCATGATTACGCGGCCCGTACCGTGACTGCCCTGGCGGGTGTGGGGACGCTGGTATCGACGTATTGCATCGGCCGTCACCTGGTCGGCAGGCGAGGCGCCTTGCTGGGTTCCCTGATGCTGGTGTTGTCACTCGGCTTTCTGTTGGCCAGCCGTTTTCTGATCATGGACGGATTGCTGACTCTCTTCACGACGATTTCGCTACTGAGCATGTACACGGCGACACAAGGCCCACGGTTACGTCGGGGCTGGTGGCTGCTGGCGGCCGTTTCTTGCGGCTTCGGCGTGATGACCAAGGGGCCCGTGGCCCTGGTCCTGACGTTGCCGCCGTGGATCGTCTCGCGGTGGCTGGTTCGTAAGGGGATTGCCGGATTGTCGGCCAGCACGAGTGCCGAAGCTTCGAACGCCGGCGCCGCGGTACGGCTGCGCGATTGGCTGTGGTATGGCGCCGGGGTAGTGGCCGTGGCCCTTCCCTGGTTTATCGCCGTGACGATTCGTGAACCGGGGTTCCTGAAATACTTCTTTTGGGAACACCACGTCATGCGTTTCACGACGAACATGATCCACGTCGAACCGTGGTGGTTCTACATTCCGGCCCTGGCGATCGGTATGTTCCCGAGTTCGATTCTGCTGCCGGTGTTGGCCGTCTATCTGTTCCGCCGATCGACGACGCTGGCCGTATGTCGTACGCCGGCTCAGGGCTTCCTGTTGCTTTCGGCGGCCTGGACCGTCGGTTTCTTTTCGCTCGCCACGGGCAAGCTCGCGCCGTATATCCTGCCGGCGATCCCAATGATTAGCTTGCTGATTGGCGCCATGCTCGATCGGGCCGTGCTGGGCGATATCAACGACAAGTTCATGGCGCGGATGAAGCGCTGGATTCCGTTCCACGGCACGCGCACCGCGCTGTTGGCCGGCATGGTGCTGGGCGTCGTAGATTTCGTCCTTGATCGGGGCGAATCGGATCAATGGGCCGAGAGCTCAATCCTGGTTTTCGGTTCCGCCGTGTTGTACTGGTACGTCTCGCGACGTTCGTTCGCCGAGCGGCCGGCACGATGGATGTTTGCTGCCGGCGTGCCCCTGGCCGTGCTGGCGATCGGCATTGCCGATATCTACCCGACCATTGCCACTAAACGCTCGCTGGCCGCGCAGGTCGAAGCGGTGCGGCGCGAGTTAGGGGACGCCGATACGCCGATCATCTGCTTCGGCCGATATGAAGACAGCCTGATCTTCTACAACCGCGAGCGGGGTGTCCGCCAATTCAACATCGACCAGACCGACGAAGTCGGCGAAATTTGCGAGGCTCACCCGCGCGTTCTCGTATTGTCGCAGGACATCTACATTCCGCAATTACGCGAGAAGCTGCCCGACGTGGTGATCGAAGAGCAAGCCGACTCCCGCGGCAAGCTGTACATCGCGTCGACCAGTAATGTCGCGCGCAAGGTCACCTCAGGCCCGCCGGGCGAGTCACGTCGCTAA
- a CDS encoding Dabb family protein, producing the protein MKKSIAVTAAVLVLVGMSYAWSAVAADKAPAEKGQLLSHSVYFALKEPTPEAKQKLVDSCKKLLSQHPGVVYFAAGTLCDEAKSPLNVRDFDVALLMVFSDHEALHTYAASADHQKFIADNATTFKGVRVFDADVDYVASPGGHAAK; encoded by the coding sequence ATGAAAAAGTCGATCGCCGTCACTGCCGCGGTTCTGGTTCTCGTCGGGATGTCGTACGCCTGGAGCGCCGTGGCCGCCGATAAGGCCCCGGCCGAAAAGGGCCAGTTGCTTTCGCACAGCGTCTACTTCGCTCTCAAGGAGCCGACGCCCGAGGCGAAGCAAAAACTGGTCGATTCCTGCAAGAAGCTACTGTCGCAACATCCAGGCGTGGTCTACTTTGCCGCCGGGACGCTCTGCGACGAGGCCAAGAGCCCGCTGAACGTGCGCGACTTCGACGTTGCGCTACTCATGGTCTTCTCAGACCATGAGGCATTGCACACGTACGCAGCCTCGGCGGATCACCAGAAGTTCATCGCCGACAACGCCACGACGTTCAAAGGCGTACGTGTCTTCGACGCCGATGTGGATTACGTGGCCTCGCCCGGCGGCCATGCGGCCAAGTGA
- a CDS encoding DUF480 domain-containing protein produces MTNDNTGTEDGASQPRWQPIKAIDRRVLGVLVEKAKTTPDAYPLSLNALVTGCNQKNNRYPLSQYEAEHIEDSVDRLRLMGAVAAVQGSGRVGKYRHYMYEWLGVEKIELSIMTELLLRGAQTEGDLRGRVARMDPIPDLATLRSLLDSLKAKGLVQALTPEGRGQIISHTLYLPEEMEKVRRNAQATDAATPAHAPTPAHSPAPSHSSPQPSARPAAEPAGRHEESSRSAPADNGDTAALRREVTELRTAIAQLRSDLADLVGQTQKNTDELAALRQSLGG; encoded by the coding sequence ATGACGAATGACAACACCGGGACTGAGGACGGGGCCAGTCAACCACGCTGGCAACCCATCAAGGCCATCGACCGGCGCGTTTTGGGGGTGCTCGTCGAAAAGGCGAAGACAACTCCGGACGCCTATCCACTGTCGCTCAATGCATTGGTCACCGGCTGCAATCAAAAGAATAACCGCTACCCGCTTTCGCAGTACGAGGCGGAGCATATCGAGGATTCGGTCGATCGACTGCGTTTGATGGGGGCCGTTGCCGCGGTCCAGGGAAGCGGACGTGTCGGCAAATACCGGCACTACATGTACGAATGGCTGGGCGTCGAGAAAATCGAACTGTCGATCATGACCGAGCTATTGCTGCGCGGCGCGCAAACCGAAGGTGACTTGCGCGGCCGCGTCGCGCGCATGGATCCGATTCCTGACCTGGCCACGCTACGATCGCTGCTCGATTCGCTGAAAGCCAAGGGTTTGGTTCAGGCCCTGACGCCCGAGGGGCGTGGGCAGATCATCTCGCATACGCTCTATCTGCCCGAGGAAATGGAAAAAGTCCGTCGCAATGCGCAAGCAACCGATGCGGCGACTCCCGCGCACGCACCGACGCCAGCACACTCGCCGGCGCCGTCCCATTCCAGCCCGCAGCCCTCGGCACGTCCTGCCGCCGAACCGGCTGGCCGTCACGAAGAGTCGTCCCGCTCAGCGCCGGCCGACAATGGCGACACCGCTGCCTTGCGCCGGGAAGTGACCGAGCTGCGTACCGCGATTGCGCAGCTTCGCTCTGATTTGGCCGATCTAGTGGGCCAGACCCAGAAGAACACCGACGAGTTGGCGGCATTGCGCCAATCCCTGGGGGGCTAA